Proteins encoded in a region of the Atopobium sp. oral taxon 416 genome:
- a CDS encoding 2-hydroxyacid dehydrogenase, which produces MRIVLLEPLGISEEKLNELAQPLKDDGNEFIAYPDKTSDEDELVSRARGAEIVMIANNPLPDSVITQLPQLKYIAVAFTGIDHVGLNACRKQHVVVSNCAGYSDTSVAELTVGLTLDVLRKVLLGDTAARMGKTSAGLVGQEITGKTVGLIGTGHIGSAVAKLFTAFGATVLGYARHTSQTAIDAGVTFVSEEELLKQSDIVSLHLPLNDQTKKSFGAAQFAQMKDGAVFINCARGAIVDNEALAYALRSGKLAGAGVDVFDVEPPLPADYPLLHAPNLVLTPHVGFLTKEGLERRAQIEFDNVQNYLAGRPTNVCEL; this is translated from the coding sequence ATGCGTATTGTACTTTTGGAACCGCTCGGCATCTCAGAAGAGAAACTCAATGAGCTGGCACAACCGTTGAAGGATGACGGCAACGAATTTATTGCTTATCCGGATAAAACTAGTGATGAGGATGAATTGGTATCGCGTGCCCGTGGTGCTGAGATCGTAATGATCGCAAACAACCCGCTACCTGATTCTGTGATCACCCAACTCCCACAGCTGAAATACATCGCAGTCGCTTTCACTGGGATCGATCACGTGGGGCTCAACGCCTGTAGGAAGCAGCATGTTGTCGTGAGCAACTGTGCTGGGTACTCTGACACGAGTGTGGCAGAGCTCACCGTAGGGCTCACGCTCGATGTTCTGCGCAAAGTGCTGTTGGGAGATACCGCAGCCCGTATGGGGAAGACCTCTGCAGGGCTTGTTGGGCAGGAGATCACCGGCAAGACGGTAGGTCTGATCGGGACCGGTCACATCGGCAGCGCGGTTGCCAAACTCTTTACTGCGTTCGGCGCAACAGTGCTCGGGTATGCGCGCCATACTTCTCAAACCGCGATCGATGCAGGAGTCACTTTTGTTTCAGAAGAGGAGCTCCTGAAGCAGAGCGATATCGTGTCGCTGCACCTGCCGCTCAATGATCAGACAAAGAAGAGCTTTGGTGCGGCTCAGTTTGCTCAGATGAAGGATGGCGCGGTCTTTATCAACTGTGCCCGTGGTGCAATCGTCGATAACGAAGCGTTGGCATACGCGCTAAGGAGTGGGAAACTCGCGGGTGCCGGCGTCGATGTCTTCGATGTGGAGCCACCCCTGCCTGCTGACTATCCGCTGCTGCATGCGCCGAATCTGGTGCTCACACCGCACGTTGGGTTCCTCACGAAAGAGGGGCTGGAGAGAAGAGCCCAGATCGAGTTCGACAATGTACAGAACTATCTGGCAGGGAGACCCACCAATGTCTGTGAGCTGTAG
- a CDS encoding PTS lactose/cellobiose transporter subunit IIA produces MVTEDEDLEKIQEIAVQIIATVGSAKSHYIEAIQTAKRGDIKGARAMIESGTKEFNKGHSAHLKLLRQSAIDNKNVAFSLILVHAEDQLMEAETFRVVAQDFIDVYERLDEKQ; encoded by the coding sequence ATGGTCACAGAAGATGAGGACCTCGAGAAAATCCAGGAGATAGCAGTCCAGATTATCGCCACCGTGGGTTCCGCAAAGTCCCACTACATCGAAGCTATCCAGACGGCAAAGAGGGGCGATATCAAGGGTGCTCGGGCGATGATCGAGAGCGGCACCAAGGAGTTCAACAAAGGCCACTCCGCCCACCTGAAGCTTCTCCGGCAGTCTGCAATCGACAACAAGAACGTTGCTTTCTCACTCATCTTGGTGCACGCGGAGGATCAGCTGATGGAAGCTGAAACCTTCAGGGTTGTCGCCCAGGATTTCATCGACGTGTACGAGCGCCTAGATGAGAAACAATAA
- a CDS encoding PTS sugar transporter subunit IIB produces the protein MKTIILACNAGMSTSLLVQKMQKEVKAQGLDVEIKAGPLNKALERIDNADCLLLGPQIAYAKKDAVEAAKGKPVAVIAMTDYGRMNAKKILADAMKLMGE, from the coding sequence ATGAAAACGATTATACTTGCCTGCAATGCCGGTATGTCCACCAGCCTGCTCGTCCAGAAGATGCAGAAGGAAGTCAAGGCACAGGGATTAGATGTCGAGATCAAGGCCGGCCCACTCAACAAGGCACTCGAGCGGATCGACAATGCAGATTGTCTGCTCTTGGGACCTCAGATCGCCTACGCGAAAAAAGATGCCGTCGAGGCTGCCAAAGGTAAGCCGGTAGCAGTGATCGCAATGACCGACTACGGCCGCATGAACGCTAAGAAGATCCTTGCTGACGCAATGAAGCTCATGGGTGAGTAA
- a CDS encoding glycoside hydrolase family 1 protein, protein MAQQTYRLPDDFFFGAAMSGPQTEGHWRSGDKLENLWDTWSNLRIEDFHNRIGSYGGNDFTNRRHEDLVSLKSLGLDSVRTSIQWSRLLDQDGNINPAGEQYYHDLFADAREVGIEIFVNLYHFDMPTYLFRRGGWENREVVEAYAHYASKAFRTFGKEVHYWFTFNEPIVEPEQRYTSGYWYPFIKDYARACAVQYNISLAHALAVREYRAAKEEGYLHDSSRIGLINCFTPPYTHKNPSKADLEAVRMTDGVSNRWWLDLVTKGELPQDVIDALNSRGIELPTRPEDKYILADGKVDWLGCNYYHPERVQAPASDTDENGIPKFADPYVWPEAEMNTSRGWEIYPKGLYDLACKFRNEYPDLEWFVSENGMGVEREDLKKDKNGVIQDDYRIDFVRRHLEWLARAIQEGAKCRGYHYWAVIDNWSWNHAFKNRYGFVEVDLEDNYRRRPKKSAAWLKKVATTHMVE, encoded by the coding sequence GTGGCACAGCAGACCTACAGATTGCCTGACGACTTTTTCTTTGGCGCTGCAATGTCCGGTCCACAGACTGAGGGCCATTGGCGTAGCGGGGACAAACTCGAGAACCTGTGGGACACCTGGTCCAACCTTAGGATTGAGGACTTCCACAACCGGATTGGCTCCTATGGCGGCAATGACTTCACGAACCGCCGCCACGAGGACTTGGTATCGCTCAAGTCATTGGGGCTGGACTCGGTCCGCACCTCCATCCAGTGGAGCCGGCTGCTCGATCAAGACGGCAATATCAACCCGGCAGGGGAGCAGTACTACCACGATCTTTTTGCCGACGCCCGTGAGGTGGGCATCGAGATTTTCGTGAACCTCTACCACTTTGATATGCCGACCTACCTCTTCCGCCGCGGCGGCTGGGAGAACCGTGAGGTTGTGGAAGCCTATGCGCACTATGCAAGCAAAGCCTTCCGCACCTTCGGCAAAGAGGTCCATTACTGGTTTACGTTCAACGAGCCGATCGTCGAGCCTGAGCAGCGCTACACCTCCGGCTACTGGTATCCGTTCATTAAGGACTACGCGCGCGCCTGCGCGGTCCAGTACAACATCTCGCTGGCCCATGCGCTGGCAGTGCGTGAGTACCGTGCCGCAAAGGAAGAAGGTTACCTGCACGACAGTTCCCGTATCGGCCTGATCAACTGCTTCACACCGCCCTACACCCATAAAAACCCGAGCAAAGCGGATCTCGAGGCGGTGCGCATGACCGACGGGGTTTCCAACCGCTGGTGGCTCGACCTCGTGACCAAAGGAGAGCTTCCCCAGGACGTGATCGACGCCCTGAACTCTCGGGGCATCGAGCTCCCAACTCGCCCGGAGGATAAGTACATCCTCGCTGACGGTAAAGTCGACTGGTTGGGGTGTAACTACTATCACCCCGAGCGTGTCCAGGCCCCCGCAAGCGACACAGACGAGAACGGGATCCCCAAGTTCGCTGACCCTTACGTGTGGCCGGAAGCGGAGATGAACACAAGCCGTGGCTGGGAGATCTACCCTAAAGGGCTCTACGACCTGGCTTGTAAGTTCCGCAATGAATATCCTGACCTCGAGTGGTTCGTCTCCGAGAACGGAATGGGGGTTGAGCGCGAGGACCTCAAGAAGGATAAGAACGGCGTGATCCAGGACGATTACCGCATTGACTTTGTCCGCCGTCACCTCGAGTGGCTCGCCCGCGCCATCCAGGAAGGGGCCAAGTGCCGCGGCTACCACTACTGGGCCGTGATTGACAACTGGTCCTGGAACCATGCATTCAAGAACCGCTACGGATTTGTCGAGGTTGACCTCGAAGACAACTACAGAAGACGTCCAAAGAAGTCTGCAGCGTGGCTCAAAAAGGTAGCAACGACCCACATGGTCGAGTAA
- a CDS encoding PTS sugar transporter subunit IIC: MAEDSAEKKSFLDSFAEFSAKIGNQVHLRSLRDAFATVMPIYILAGIAVLINNVVLPLFLRGDVLLNAQYWGTAITQGSLNIATVVLAGILGYCLAKNKRFENAIACVVVSIAALCIIMPQTISGAAVTIQDFTELSYSDPNDSLSEPYTVSREDIEKNLDIPEGYELTEVDSDTVSGVFSKTYTGTNGLFGAIIVGLLSTTLFIKLSENKKLQVSLGEGIPPAVGDSFNTMFPMLITLAIFALGAAILHGLWQTDLMTIINTAVAEPLKGFANAGPWYIILVYTLANLLFCLGVHQSTISGVLAEPILTILITENMAMFAAGQPIPPDHYMNMQIVNTFALIGGSGCTLMLLLDTLLFSKSKASKDVTKLALLPSIFNINEPVIYGYPIVYNLPLIIPFVLVPDLFIGLTYFLTAAGILAPCVVMVPWTTPVFISGFLAVGGGSAGVVAIIWQAIEVALGMLIYLPFMRVSERAQAKQAELADEEV; encoded by the coding sequence ATGGCCGAGGATAGTGCCGAGAAGAAGTCATTTCTCGATAGCTTTGCGGAATTCTCCGCAAAGATCGGTAACCAGGTTCACCTAAGGAGCCTGCGCGACGCATTCGCCACCGTCATGCCGATCTACATTCTGGCGGGCATCGCAGTCCTTATCAACAATGTCGTGCTCCCGCTGTTCCTACGTGGGGATGTCCTGCTCAACGCCCAGTACTGGGGTACTGCAATCACTCAGGGCTCGCTCAATATCGCGACGGTCGTGCTTGCTGGCATCTTGGGCTACTGCTTAGCCAAGAACAAGCGCTTTGAGAACGCGATCGCCTGCGTCGTCGTGAGCATCGCCGCGCTCTGCATCATCATGCCCCAGACCATCAGTGGCGCTGCAGTGACCATCCAAGACTTTACCGAGCTTTCCTATTCCGATCCGAACGACTCACTCTCTGAACCCTACACCGTGTCCCGTGAGGACATCGAAAAGAACCTCGATATCCCTGAGGGCTACGAGCTCACTGAGGTTGACTCTGACACCGTTTCCGGTGTCTTCTCCAAGACCTATACCGGCACTAATGGCCTCTTCGGCGCTATCATTGTCGGCCTGCTTTCCACGACTCTGTTTATTAAACTCTCTGAGAATAAGAAGCTTCAGGTGAGCTTGGGTGAGGGGATTCCACCTGCGGTCGGTGACTCTTTCAATACGATGTTCCCAATGCTGATCACGCTTGCGATCTTCGCACTCGGCGCGGCAATCCTGCACGGCTTATGGCAGACGGATCTTATGACCATCATCAACACCGCTGTCGCAGAGCCGCTCAAGGGCTTCGCAAACGCCGGTCCTTGGTATATCATTCTCGTCTACACCCTGGCTAACCTGCTCTTCTGCTTGGGCGTCCACCAGTCCACGATCTCTGGTGTCTTGGCTGAGCCGATCCTCACCATCCTCATCACTGAGAACATGGCTATGTTTGCGGCCGGCCAGCCGATCCCGCCCGATCACTACATGAACATGCAGATCGTGAATACCTTTGCTCTGATCGGTGGCTCCGGCTGCACCCTGATGCTCCTGCTCGACACCTTGCTGTTCTCCAAGAGCAAGGCTTCCAAGGACGTCACCAAGCTGGCACTGCTCCCGAGCATCTTCAACATCAATGAGCCGGTCATCTATGGCTACCCGATCGTCTACAACCTGCCCCTGATCATCCCGTTCGTGCTTGTTCCTGACCTCTTTATCGGCCTCACCTACTTCTTGACTGCTGCCGGCATCCTTGCCCCCTGTGTGGTTATGGTTCCTTGGACGACCCCGGTCTTCATCTCCGGGTTCCTGGCCGTCGGTGGTGGCTCCGCCGGTGTCGTCGCAATCATCTGGCAGGCCATCGAGGTCGCTCTCGGTATGCTTATCTACTTGCCGTTCATGAGGGTCTCTGAGCGCGCTCAGGCCAAGCAGGCAGAGCTTGCCGATGAGGAAGTCTAA
- a CDS encoding FAD/NAD(P)-binding oxidoreductase, giving the protein MGKIVIVGANHAGTAAANAILDSHPRDEVTILDENTNISSPGGDMALWIGKQILKPDGLLYQTANDFRAKGATIHMEIHVESIDYDNKVVHAVESDGDFFGESYDKLIFATGSLPALPKFPGCNLENI; this is encoded by the coding sequence ATGGGCAAGATTGTCATCGTTGGCGCCAACCATGCAGGAACGGCTGCAGCCAATGCGATTCTCGATAGCCATCCCAGAGACGAGGTCACTATTCTCGATGAGAACACGAACATCAGCTCCCCCGGCGGCGACATGGCCCTCTGGATCGGCAAACAGATCTTGAAGCCTGATGGCCTACTCTACCAGACTGCCAATGACTTCAGAGCTAAGGGTGCTACGATCCACATGGAGATCCATGTGGAGTCCATCGACTACGACAACAAGGTCGTCCACGCCGTTGAGAGCGACGGGGACTTTTTCGGCGAGTCCTACGACAAGCTCATCTTCGCAACCGGATCCCTCCCGGCGCTCCCCAAGTTCCCAGGTTGCAACCTCGAGAATATCTAG
- a CDS encoding peptidoglycan-binding protein has protein sequence MKENKMDPILEGMKGVAVEDIQDRLTHLHYEIDKKERDSKYFGPSTANAIVKFRVEHNLPVGQEVDKDTWITLVDECYEMGDRTLYLRLPNFHGNDVRELQNALNILGFSCGEAGGYYDAHTEAAVKSFQESVGQLADGMAFPETFDAIERLHHVWAGKPAAGPHPMGAIGYARAANVLESVHIAITGDDPISRNVAGRIFNLASATANDSGLELVDDPDHVSKDCQAIFMISSKPLPENSTNVPNIVLDDIDTLGRRIHTALASSVEKQPLLRVELPVGDHYNGTFTTSDAQTLAVFLLDAICSAFAQNG, from the coding sequence ATGAAAGAAAATAAAATGGACCCGATTCTTGAGGGCATGAAAGGCGTCGCCGTCGAAGACATTCAGGACCGTCTCACCCATCTGCACTACGAGATTGACAAGAAGGAGCGAGACAGCAAGTACTTTGGCCCCTCAACCGCCAACGCGATTGTGAAATTCAGAGTGGAGCACAATCTGCCCGTCGGGCAGGAGGTGGATAAGGACACCTGGATCACGCTCGTCGATGAGTGCTATGAGATGGGCGACCGTACCCTCTATCTGCGCCTGCCGAACTTCCATGGCAACGACGTGCGAGAGCTCCAGAATGCCCTCAACATCCTCGGCTTCTCTTGCGGCGAGGCGGGTGGCTACTACGATGCACACACTGAAGCGGCAGTGAAATCCTTTCAGGAGAGCGTGGGCCAACTCGCTGACGGCATGGCCTTCCCGGAGACCTTTGACGCAATCGAGCGCCTCCACCATGTCTGGGCCGGCAAGCCGGCCGCGGGCCCCCATCCGATGGGCGCTATCGGCTATGCCCGCGCCGCTAATGTGTTGGAGAGCGTACATATCGCGATCACCGGTGATGACCCGATCAGCAGAAATGTGGCAGGCCGTATCTTCAACCTCGCCAGCGCCACCGCCAACGACTCCGGCTTGGAGCTCGTAGATGACCCGGACCACGTTTCAAAAGACTGCCAGGCAATCTTCATGATTAGCTCAAAACCGCTTCCGGAAAACTCCACCAATGTGCCGAATATTGTGCTCGATGATATCGACACGCTGGGTAGACGTATCCACACTGCGCTTGCTTCCTCCGTCGAGAAACAGCCGCTCTTGCGCGTTGAACTGCCAGTGGGAGACCACTACAATGGCACCTTTACCACGAGCGATGCGCAGACCTTAGCGGTCTTTCTGCTTGACGCGATTTGCTCTGCCTTTGCCCAAAATGGTTGA
- a CDS encoding GntR family transcriptional regulator: protein MSKYQIVMDDLRLAIKNGTYPAYSQLPSVSKLCEQYDVSKITINKALGELEAQGLISRRRGSGSFVKKVETSSDIPNANDTSGQMTGFSAEHEARGETVKSDVYDFSVVHPAHHVAEALDVDDDSFTYHVCRVRRANDKPRVIEYTYMPIDIIRDLKLKNVETSIYSFIEKDLGLKIASAHRTIRAVMPTAEERERLNVPEGEPLLEVEQIGYLDDGRPFEYSISRHVHDYEFHSISTR, encoded by the coding sequence GTGTCCAAGTATCAGATTGTTATGGACGATCTACGTCTCGCGATAAAAAACGGGACCTATCCCGCCTATTCGCAGCTTCCCTCAGTCAGCAAGCTCTGCGAGCAGTACGACGTGAGCAAGATCACTATCAACAAAGCCTTAGGTGAACTGGAAGCCCAGGGTCTCATCTCACGGCGTCGGGGATCCGGCTCCTTTGTCAAAAAGGTTGAAACTTCCTCAGACATTCCGAACGCGAACGACACCTCCGGCCAAATGACAGGCTTCTCGGCCGAACATGAGGCCCGCGGCGAAACGGTAAAGAGCGATGTGTACGACTTCTCTGTGGTGCATCCTGCGCATCACGTGGCTGAAGCGCTCGATGTGGACGACGACTCCTTCACTTACCATGTGTGCCGCGTGAGACGGGCCAATGACAAGCCCCGAGTGATCGAGTACACCTACATGCCTATCGACATAATCCGCGACCTCAAACTCAAGAATGTCGAGACTTCGATTTACTCCTTTATTGAGAAAGACTTGGGCCTCAAGATCGCGAGCGCCCACCGTACAATCCGCGCGGTCATGCCGACGGCAGAGGAGCGTGAGCGGCTCAATGTACCTGAGGGGGAACCGCTGCTCGAGGTAGAACAGATCGGGTATTTGGACGATGGAAGGCCATTTGAGTACTCCATCTCACGCCACGTACACGACTATGAGTTCCACTCGATTTCAACACGCTAA
- a CDS encoding FAD/NAD(P)-binding oxidoreductase — MPKPPPTSSTRWHQERWRSRHGINLAFGENGKVALVVTDKGTYPADIVTLCVNFKPNSALYEDADFTVPPNRALVVNHHQETSKPGVYAIGNCSSCFDNAKDGERAYIALATHAACSGMGHSGGRHRARESR, encoded by the coding sequence ATGCCCAAGCCGCCACCAACAAGCTCGACGAGGTGGCATCAAGAACGCTGGCGTAGTCGTCACGGTATCAATCTCGCCTTCGGTGAGAACGGCAAGGTCGCCCTTGTCGTCACCGACAAGGGCACTTATCCTGCGGACATCGTGACACTCTGCGTCAACTTCAAGCCCAACAGCGCGCTCTATGAGGACGCCGACTTCACGGTGCCGCCGAACAGGGCGCTCGTTGTCAACCATCATCAGGAGACCTCAAAGCCAGGTGTCTACGCAATCGGCAACTGCTCTTCCTGCTTCGACAACGCAAAAGACGGCGAGCGCGCCTACATCGCTCTGGCCACCCACGCAGCCTGTTCCGGCATGGGCCACAGCGGCGGCAGACACCGCGCTCGAGAATCTAGGTGA
- a CDS encoding polyprenyl synthetase family protein: MGSESEPFVAYLAQKRPLIEDYLETHAAIPNSEDRTASDMNRYAYGPLRRFTASGGKRTRPALVLLGCEAVGGKDEQALSCAQALEYFQSAALIHDDIADKGQIRRGEPCTYLTEGVGVAINVGDLGIVRTFAGVIEDDSLPTETKLDALRYLATMEECTVQGQALDLGWVRDGRWDLTCEDYLSMARHKTAYYSAATPLALGALIGQGTAEQIETLHGFGLDAGLAFQLQDDLLNLVGDEESQGKDFRSDLTEGKRTLAVVWALSHLDEQHKQELIGLLSSHTTDPKELNRAFDLIEGVGAIDAVRNYALKLVHSAQNRLEGVHFEGNTRDILVAMTNYFISRRA, translated from the coding sequence GTGGGATCAGAAAGTGAACCGTTTGTAGCCTACCTGGCTCAGAAACGTCCCCTGATCGAAGACTATCTCGAGACCCATGCCGCAATCCCCAACTCTGAGGACCGCACCGCCTCAGATATGAACCGCTACGCGTATGGTCCGCTGCGCCGCTTCACCGCAAGCGGCGGCAAGCGGACCCGCCCCGCGCTGGTACTGCTCGGCTGTGAGGCCGTCGGTGGAAAGGACGAGCAGGCGCTCTCCTGCGCACAGGCGCTGGAGTACTTCCAGTCCGCCGCCCTCATCCACGACGATATCGCCGACAAAGGGCAGATCCGCCGCGGTGAGCCCTGCACCTATCTCACCGAGGGCGTGGGTGTCGCAATCAATGTGGGCGATCTCGGGATCGTGCGCACCTTTGCGGGCGTGATCGAGGACGACAGCCTCCCGACGGAGACCAAGCTCGACGCCCTGCGCTATCTCGCGACCATGGAGGAGTGCACAGTGCAGGGTCAGGCACTCGATCTGGGCTGGGTCCGCGATGGGCGCTGGGACCTCACCTGCGAAGATTATCTGAGCATGGCGAGGCATAAGACTGCCTACTACTCTGCCGCTACCCCGTTGGCGTTGGGGGCCCTGATCGGACAGGGCACAGCAGAACAGATCGAGACGCTCCACGGATTCGGCCTGGACGCCGGCCTTGCCTTCCAGCTGCAGGATGACCTTTTGAACCTCGTGGGGGATGAGGAGTCCCAAGGCAAAGACTTCAGAAGCGACCTCACCGAAGGCAAGCGGACGCTCGCGGTCGTGTGGGCACTCTCCCACCTCGACGAGCAGCACAAGCAGGAACTGATTGGGCTGCTCTCCTCCCATACCACCGACCCCAAAGAACTCAACCGTGCCTTCGATCTGATCGAAGGCGTGGGCGCCATCGACGCGGTGCGCAACTATGCGCTCAAGCTCGTTCACTCCGCACAGAACCGCTTGGAAGGCGTACACTTTGAGGGGAATACCCGTGACATTTTGGTGGCAATGACCAACTACTTCATCAGCCGACGCGCATGA
- a CDS encoding IS1634 family transposase: MEEAFGHDMSLAYFDCTNFYFEIDRKDDFRRKGPSKEHRPKPTVAIGLLLDANCIPVAMSLFPGNESEKPQLGRCIAQMKERGSISGRTVRVADKGLSCAANIAEAVLAGDGYIFSKSVKALPAKERTWALSGDGWTDVADGKGETSFRYKMADGDFEYTVEGEDGRKRKVELLERRVVTYSPSLARKQKYEIDRQVEKARSLKAAAAKRSEYGDSAKYVTFSPVDGEGEVREDMKVAATLNHEAIRKARALAGYNMIVTSKTTMDPRAIYSTYHRLWRIEESFRVMKSKLDARPVYLQRQSTITGHFLVCYIAVLLMRLLQMKVLGDSFSSKDIMGLCRGLDVCRTSDRRYANISRRSPIIEELASRTGPPLLHFNLTEGDVKAISSCTLSMLRGEGKGPSAGRKRG, encoded by the coding sequence GTGGAGGAGGCCTTCGGCCACGACATGTCCTTGGCCTACTTCGATTGCACGAACTTCTACTTCGAGATCGACCGCAAGGACGATTTCAGGAGGAAGGGGCCCTCCAAGGAGCACAGGCCAAAGCCGACAGTCGCGATAGGGCTTCTCCTCGACGCCAACTGCATCCCGGTGGCGATGAGCCTGTTTCCCGGCAACGAGAGCGAGAAGCCGCAGCTGGGGAGATGCATCGCCCAGATGAAGGAGAGGGGCTCCATATCCGGCAGGACCGTGAGGGTCGCCGACAAGGGGCTCAGCTGCGCAGCCAACATCGCGGAGGCGGTGCTTGCAGGGGACGGCTACATATTCTCGAAGTCGGTGAAGGCGCTCCCTGCCAAGGAGCGCACGTGGGCGCTCTCGGGAGATGGCTGGACGGACGTCGCCGACGGGAAGGGCGAGACATCGTTTCGCTACAAGATGGCGGACGGCGACTTCGAGTACACGGTAGAGGGAGAGGACGGAAGGAAGAGGAAGGTCGAGCTCCTAGAGAGGCGCGTCGTCACGTACAGCCCCTCGCTTGCCAGGAAGCAGAAATACGAGATAGACCGGCAGGTGGAGAAGGCGAGGTCGCTTAAGGCGGCAGCGGCGAAGAGGTCCGAGTACGGCGACAGCGCGAAGTATGTCACCTTCTCCCCCGTCGACGGCGAGGGCGAGGTCAGGGAGGACATGAAGGTCGCGGCCACGCTCAACCACGAGGCGATAAGGAAGGCCAGGGCCCTTGCCGGCTACAACATGATCGTGACCTCGAAGACCACGATGGACCCCCGCGCCATATACAGCACCTACCACAGGCTCTGGAGGATCGAGGAGAGCTTCAGGGTGATGAAGTCCAAGCTCGATGCGAGGCCTGTCTACCTTCAGAGGCAGAGCACGATCACGGGCCACTTCCTCGTGTGCTACATCGCCGTGCTGCTCATGAGGCTCCTGCAGATGAAGGTGCTGGGAGATAGCTTCTCCTCCAAGGACATCATGGGGCTCTGTCGCGGCCTCGATGTGTGCCGCACCTCCGACAGGAGGTATGCCAACATATCCAGGAGAAGCCCCATCATCGAGGAGCTGGCGTCAAGGACAGGGCCTCCGCTGCTTCACTTTAACCTCACCGAGGGCGACGTGAAGGCGATCTCCTCCTGCACGCTCTCCATGCTCCGCGGCGAAGGGAAAGGCCCCTCTGCCGGCAGGAAGCGCGGCTGA
- the galE gene encoding UDP-glucose 4-epimerase GalE, translated as MSQKKDPKDTCVLVTGGAGFIGSHTVVELLNNDYTVVIVDDLSNASEKVIDRIDQIVGPDKAKNLTFYKADCNDRNAMNRIFDENPIERVIHFAGFKAVGESVQKPIEYYSNNLGNTLVLVDTMRKHGCKDIIFSSSATVYGVPDKLPLTEKSPKKPATNPYGWTKWMIEQILTDLHTADPEWNVVLLRYFNPIGAHPSGLMGEDPKGIPNNLLPYVAQTAIGLRPYVHVYGDDYDTPDGTGVRDYIHVCDLGTGHVAALRWMNGRTGVEIFNLGTGRGTSVLEIIKAFSKACGHDIPYKIEGRRAGDVAANYADCSKAKREMGWTARYNIDDMCRDSWNWQSKNPNGYGD; from the coding sequence ATGAGTCAGAAGAAGGACCCCAAGGACACCTGCGTACTCGTTACCGGCGGAGCAGGCTTTATCGGCAGTCACACGGTGGTAGAGCTGCTCAACAATGACTACACGGTCGTAATCGTCGACGACCTCTCCAATGCATCGGAAAAAGTCATCGACCGCATCGATCAGATTGTCGGACCGGACAAGGCAAAGAACCTGACCTTCTATAAGGCAGACTGCAATGACCGCAACGCAATGAATCGGATCTTCGATGAAAACCCAATCGAGCGCGTCATCCACTTTGCAGGATTCAAGGCAGTCGGTGAGTCCGTGCAGAAGCCGATTGAGTACTACTCCAACAACCTCGGCAACACCCTGGTACTCGTCGATACGATGCGCAAGCACGGCTGCAAGGACATCATCTTCTCAAGCTCCGCAACCGTCTACGGGGTGCCTGACAAGCTTCCCCTGACCGAGAAGTCCCCTAAGAAGCCTGCAACCAACCCGTACGGTTGGACCAAGTGGATGATCGAGCAGATCCTGACCGACCTCCACACCGCAGACCCCGAGTGGAACGTCGTGTTGCTCCGGTACTTCAACCCGATCGGTGCCCATCCTTCAGGACTCATGGGTGAGGATCCGAAAGGCATTCCCAACAACCTGCTCCCCTATGTCGCACAGACCGCCATCGGCCTGCGTCCGTACGTCCATGTCTACGGCGACGACTATGACACCCCAGACGGCACTGGCGTGCGCGACTACATCCACGTCTGCGACCTCGGCACCGGCCATGTGGCAGCGCTCAGATGGATGAACGGCCGTACCGGCGTTGAGATCTTCAACCTGGGTACCGGCAGGGGCACCTCAGTCCTCGAGATCATCAAGGCCTTCAGCAAGGCCTGTGGCCACGATATCCCCTACAAGATCGAGGGACGCCGCGCCGGCGACGTCGCTGCCAACTACGCTGACTGCTCAAAAGCTAAACGTGAGATGGGCTGGACCGCCAGGTACAACATCGACGATATGTGCCGCGACAGCTGGAACTGGCAGTCTAAGAATCCGAATGGCTATGGAGACTAG